A single window of Melopsittacus undulatus isolate bMelUnd1 chromosome 22, bMelUnd1.mat.Z, whole genome shotgun sequence DNA harbors:
- the TOP6BL gene encoding type 2 DNA topoisomerase 6 subunit B-like yields the protein MADWEQFGFTAVPRAPAEGEEELVTPDATYAVQQGGGGPDGDQHPQRLLLFLFLQHEDPFQAYDASTRLLLLRFLAQTLCSSRPALARGLRALLHPMLGELRRRHEVQQRLARSLSVALDAVAAVVTGSSSARFRRGCLSSMQVEDTPALVAAARRSLAEVTHRRLLPIGSCQTHGDPQGGSPLEHPRVQRGQMEEEEDEEGSQSSQGQVLQEMAQWMA from the exons ATGGCGGATTGGGAACAATTCGGCTTCACCGCGGTCCCCCGTGCGCCggcagagggggaggaag agctggtgacTCCCGATGCCACCTACGCAGTGCAGCAGGGAGGGGGTGGCCCTGATGGggaccagcacccccagaggctcctgctcttcctcttcctccagcacGAGGACCCCTTCCAGGCATATGATGCCA GCACccgcctgctgctgctgcggtTCCTGGCTCAGACGCTGTGCAGCAGCCGCCCGGCGCTGGCCCGTGGGCTCCGAGCCCTCCTGCACCCCATGCTGGGGGAGCTGCGGCGGCGGCACGAG GTCCAGCAGCGCCTGGCACGGTCCCTCTCTGTGGCACTGGATGCGGTGGCAGCCGTGGTGACCGGGAGCTCCAGCGCCCGGTTCCGCCGGGGCTGCCTGAGCTCCATGCAG GTTGAGGACACCCCGGCTTTGGTGGCGGCCGCTCGGCGGAGCTTGGCTGAGGTCACCCATAGGCGGCTGCTGCCCATCGGCTCCTGCCAGACCCACGGGGACCCACAGGGGG GGTCCCCATTGGAGCATCCCCGTGTGCAGAGGGGACaaatggaagaggaggaggatgaggagggttCCCAGAGCAGCCAGGGGCAG gtgctgcaggagatggCCCAATGGATGGCCtaa